The sequence CCGCCAAAAAGCCCTAGCGCTCGCTAATCGGGCCGGCCTGGGCCGGCCCGACGTTACCCGTTGTTGACATCGACAATCCGCAGCTCATACACCATGGTCGCGTTCGGCGGGATCTGCGGCGCATAGCCCGTTTCACCGTACGCCAACGCCGGCGGCACCACCATCGTCAGCGAACCATGATTTTTCAGATGGCCGATCGCCTCGCGGAACAACGGCGGATAGGCAGAGAGCGGCTGTGACATCACCTTCCCACTGCGATCCATATCCTGAATCACGCTGCCGTCGGTTAAACTTTCCTTCACCACGATGTCCACCCGCGCGTTTTCCTTAATGGCTTCATCACCCGCATAATCGATGCGATACCAGAAACCGGAAGGCGACTTCTGCGTGCCCTTTTTCTTTTTAAACTCGGTGACGAACGCCTCGCCCTTGCTGGTTTGCACCTTCGCTGCCTGGTTCCGGGCGTCGTTCACCGCTTTTTCCGACTCCGCCAGCGCACGGGTCAACTGCGCATCGCTTAGCTGGTAATGGCCGTTGAAGGTATCGATCACGCCCGCCAGCAGCACGGTTTTATCGGGATTGATGCCCCAATTTTTACGCTCCGCCAGCATCGTTTGAATATCGCGCCCCAAAGCGACACCGGCAGCATAGCTCTGTTGCGCCGGCTTTTTCTCGAGCGCCTGTGCATCCGGCAACCATTTGGCGCGAGAGCGCAGCCCATCCAGCTCCTCACGCAATGCCTGCTGCGTTTGGTTGGCGTCCGCTAGCGCCAATGCGTTTTTTTTCGCCTGCTCCGTCGTTTTCGCCAGTTGCAGCGTTGATTTTTCGCTTTCCGCCACCGCCGTTGCCAGCCGCTGCGCCAATGCCTTCGCCTGCTCGGTTTGCGTCTTGTTTTTTTCCTGTAGCTGCGCCAGCTGTTGCTGAAGTTCGCCCGTCGCCTTGGCGGCTTCGGCCTTTTGCTGTTCCAGCGCCGTTTTCAGGCTTTTCTCTTGCCGCTCGGCCTGTTGGCGTTGTTCATCCAGCTCTTTCTGCCGCAGTGCCAGCTGCTGCTGAAGTTCTCCCGTCGCCTTGGCGGCTTCCGCCTTCTGTTGCGCCAGCTCAGCGGCGGCCGCTTGTTTGTCCTGCTCATAACGCTGGCGCGCTTTATCGTTGGCGGTCTGCGCCGCCGTCAGTTTCTCCTGCCAGGCGTTATCCGCCTGTTCAGGCAACGCCGCCAGCCGTTGTTCCAGCAAGGCGATACGCCGATCGCGCTCCTCGGTTTGTTGTTTTTCCTGCGCTAACGCTGCCTGCGCCTCGGCGATCTGCGCCTGAGCCTTGCGCTCCTGCGGCGTCAGGTTCAGCGCCCGTCGCACGCCGCTGGCGAAGTCGCTCAACGCGCTCAGATCGGGAGCAGCTGTCGGTTTATCGGCAGCCGTCAGGGACGACGCAACCCGCAACGCGGTCAGCTCCTGCTGCAGTGATTGAATAGCGGTTTGCTGTTGCTCCAATCGAGCCTCTTTCTCGCGCAGCGTCTTTTGCAACTGCGCCAGTTGCTTTCGCTGCGAGCTCGTTTCACGCGGTTGAACCGGCCGGGGCGCCGGCTTTTGGGTTTCCCGGGAGGGAGTAACCGCGGCGTCAGCTGCCGGGGCGTCCTGCCGCTGGTAGCGCTCGGCGAACTGCAGTAATGCCGGCACATCGTCATCCGCTGCGGCCATCGCTGGCGCAAACGCCAGCGGTATCATCAGGCTCAGCAACGCCTTTCTCGCACGAGGGGTCATTGGGCGCGCTCTCCGCGCTCAGCCAGGCCGGTCATCATGGCAGAACTGATGTCCGCGCACAGACGGCTGGTGCGATAACGATACAGGGCGTCGACGGTTTCCTGCGTGCCCGTGTTGACCCGCTGGCGCACCCCGGCATACTGCGCGGCGCCGCCCATCAAGGTATCGAATTCGCGTTTGAATTTTTGGTATTTTTCGTTATCCATGCCGCGCATGGCATCCAACTCGCGCTGGCACTGCTGTATACGCTCGGCTTCACGCTGCCGCTTGTCTTGTTCCGCAATGTCTTCTGCACTGGGCGGCTTACTTAATGCAGAAACAGGCCGCTTGGCGGTCTGACAGCCGCTCAGGGTCAAGGTCAGCAAAAGCGCAGCGGTCAAACAGTGTGCCGTTCGGGTCATTATCGTTATCTCCTTGTTAAGTCCGCCGCCAACGCGCTCCGCGGCTGCATCGACGGCTCTCCTCATTAATGCTGTGATGTTCCGACCATAGGCCGGAGATGAACGGGTATGAAAATGCAGACGTGGCGATGAGCGGCAGAGCGCAAATCATTCACCACGAAAATGCATACCAAAAAATCATTTAATATTATGATATTTAAAGGATTTTAACTCACAAACTTATCAGCAGGGCATGATGAGCGCAAGAAGAGATGGGGGGCAGTGCGACAGAGAAACAGCGTGAAACGGGCACTGCGTCTTCGCAAGACATAAAAAAAGCCCCGGCAAAACGCCGGGGCCTGGTACTTGCGTGATCGCCGAGGGCTCAGTGACACGCAAAGGGGTCTTACGGCCCGGAAACCGGTTGTCAAACGCGGTTAGCTGCGTGTTTATGCGCTTTGCGCCAGGGGATCAACCAAGGCCAGCGCGTTTTTCATCGCCTCCACCATTTCGCCATCCACGCAATAATGGCTAAATTCGTCAAACTCGTTATCGGAGCACATGGTGACGCCCGCCTTGCGGTAACGCATGGTCGACGGCACCAGATGACCGGAAGAACTGTGCAGTTCATGCAGACCAATATCGACAAACTTGTGCAGATTGCTGAGGCGCACGCCGGCACCCGCCATGATTACCGGGCCCTGACTGGCCTGGCGCAAATCGCGCAGCAACGGCAGGCCCAGTTCGGCGCTCTGCTGCTGGCCGGAGGTCAGAATGCGCGCCACGCCCAGCTCGCTCAGTTGCTCCAACGCCACCATCGGGTTCTGGCACATATCGAACGCGCGATGGAACGTCACCGCCATGCCCTCGCACAGCCTCATCACTTCGCGCATGCGCGGCAGATCGATGTGCCCTTCTTCGTCCAGCATGCCAACCACTACGCCGGGGAACCCCATCTCGCGGATCTGGCGGAGATCCTGTTTGATCACCTCGAAATCCACCGCGCCGTAGCAGAAATCGCCACCGCGAGGGCGAACGATCGGATGCACCGGGATCGAAACCCGCTCGCGCGCCAGACGCAGCGTGCCATAGCTCGGCGTCAATCCCCCCTCGCTCTGGCTGGCGCACAACTCAATGCGATCGGCGCCCGCCCGTTCGGCCGTCAGCGCGCAGTCGACGCTAAAGCAACAAACTTCCAGTTTTATCATTGTCACCCCCAGATAACGGCCAACATACGGCGGCAATTGTTCATTTCTTCATTTCTCACGTAGGCTCATGCATAGGCATAAACCGGCTCAGGGTTGTAACTATGGCATTCAATTTTGATCAATGGGTAGACCGCAGTCACAGTGACAGCGTTAAGTGGGATAAATATCGCGGCAGCGACATCATCCCGCTTTGGGTCGCCGACAGCGATTTCACCTCACCGCCGGCGGTGATCGAAGCCTTGCAGCGGCGCGTGGCGCACGGCGTATTCGGCTACACTCACCCATCCCCTGATCTTATTGAGGTTTTTACCCGCCGCATGGTAGAGCGCTACGGCTGGCACATCAAGCCTGAATGGATCATTTTCCTGCCTGGGCTGGTGTGCGGCCTGAATTTGTGCGTGCGCGCCTGCACCGAAGAACACCAGAGCACGCTGGCCCCCTCTCCCATTTATCCGCCGTTTCGCAAAGCGGCCAAATTCGCCGGGCGCGAGCACCTCGCGGTGCCGCTGAAGGCGACCGGTCAACGCTGGGTGCTGGATTTTTCCTCGCTGCATGATCGGCTGAGTGGCAACGAGAAACTCCTGTTGCTGTGCAACCCGCAGAACCCCGGTGGCACCGTTTATCGCCGGGATGAGCTGTTGCAGCACCATCAGTTCGCTCGCGAACACGATTTAATCGTCTGTTCCGATGAGATCCACTGCGAACTGCTGCTTGAGCCCGGCGTGCGGCATATCCCTTTCGCCACCCTGAATGACGACGCGGCCCAACGCAGCGTGACGCTGATGTCGCCGTCAAAAACGTTTAATCTCGCCGGACTGGGCGCTTCACTGGCGATCGTTCCCAACGAAGCGTTGCGACAAAAGCTGAAACGCGCGCGCAGCGGTATTGTCCCGGAGGTCAATCTGTTGGCGCTGGTGGCGGCGCAGGCGGCTTATCAATACGGGCAACCCTGGCTGGATGAGCAGTTGATTTATCTGCGCGCCAATCGCGATCGGCTGATAAAGCGTATCAACGCCATGCCGGGTTTGACGTTGCTGCCTGTCGAGGCCACTTACCTGGCCTGGATAGACTGCAGCGCGTTGCCGGTGGATAACCCGCATCAGTTCTTCGAACGTGCGGGCGTTGGGCTAAGCGCCGGTTTGGATTTCGGCGATCGGCGCTTTGTGCGGCTTAACTTTGGTTGCCGATGGGCCCTGCTCGATGAAGCGCTCGATCGCATGGCGCGAGCCTGTGCGGCACTGCCTGGCTAACCTTGTTCGCTGGCGACGATGTCTCGA comes from Serratia sarumanii and encodes:
- the cutC gene encoding copper homeostasis protein CutC, coding for MIKLEVCCFSVDCALTAERAGADRIELCASQSEGGLTPSYGTLRLARERVSIPVHPIVRPRGGDFCYGAVDFEVIKQDLRQIREMGFPGVVVGMLDEEGHIDLPRMREVMRLCEGMAVTFHRAFDMCQNPMVALEQLSELGVARILTSGQQQSAELGLPLLRDLRQASQGPVIMAGAGVRLSNLHKFVDIGLHELHSSSGHLVPSTMRYRKAGVTMCSDNEFDEFSHYCVDGEMVEAMKNALALVDPLAQSA
- a CDS encoding FKBP-type peptidyl-prolyl cis-trans isomerase N-terminal domain-containing protein; translation: MTPRARKALLSLMIPLAFAPAMAAADDDVPALLQFAERYQRQDAPAADAAVTPSRETQKPAPRPVQPRETSSQRKQLAQLQKTLREKEARLEQQQTAIQSLQQELTALRVASSLTAADKPTAAPDLSALSDFASGVRRALNLTPQERKAQAQIAEAQAALAQEKQQTEERDRRIALLEQRLAALPEQADNAWQEKLTAAQTANDKARQRYEQDKQAAAAELAQQKAEAAKATGELQQQLALRQKELDEQRQQAERQEKSLKTALEQQKAEAAKATGELQQQLAQLQEKNKTQTEQAKALAQRLATAVAESEKSTLQLAKTTEQAKKNALALADANQTQQALREELDGLRSRAKWLPDAQALEKKPAQQSYAAGVALGRDIQTMLAERKNWGINPDKTVLLAGVIDTFNGHYQLSDAQLTRALAESEKAVNDARNQAAKVQTSKGEAFVTEFKKKKGTQKSPSGFWYRIDYAGDEAIKENARVDIVVKESLTDGSVIQDMDRSGKVMSQPLSAYPPLFREAIGHLKNHGSLTMVVPPALAYGETGYAPQIPPNATMVYELRIVDVNNG
- a CDS encoding MalY/PatB family protein, which translates into the protein MAFNFDQWVDRSHSDSVKWDKYRGSDIIPLWVADSDFTSPPAVIEALQRRVAHGVFGYTHPSPDLIEVFTRRMVERYGWHIKPEWIIFLPGLVCGLNLCVRACTEEHQSTLAPSPIYPPFRKAAKFAGREHLAVPLKATGQRWVLDFSSLHDRLSGNEKLLLLCNPQNPGGTVYRRDELLQHHQFAREHDLIVCSDEIHCELLLEPGVRHIPFATLNDDAAQRSVTLMSPSKTFNLAGLGASLAIVPNEALRQKLKRARSGIVPEVNLLALVAAQAAYQYGQPWLDEQLIYLRANRDRLIKRINAMPGLTLLPVEATYLAWIDCSALPVDNPHQFFERAGVGLSAGLDFGDRRFVRLNFGCRWALLDEALDRMARACAALPG